In Metopolophium dirhodum isolate CAU chromosome 7, ASM1992520v1, whole genome shotgun sequence, one genomic interval encodes:
- the LOC132949324 gene encoding methylosome subunit pICln-like: MDTLASFNEEDESIQHCEPNVTFIVDEATFGKGSLYVAESKLYWKNDATNQIISIDYKSMCVFGTCNHPVVHEKPCLQIIVDFSYKPSDSIQPENGQNLNGDNHINEDDNDSEEDNEDEEEGEMKSKIKLVPDTPEFLNEIYLAFTRVQLLHNTNDSDTEEEDGDYYNENDEFEDYDEDDDEQILRN, encoded by the coding sequence ATGGATACTCTTGCTAGTTTTAATGAAGAAGATGAATCGATTCAACACTGTGAACCCAATGTTACATTTATAGTTGACGAGGCTACATTTGGAAAAGGCTCTCTGTATGTTGCTGAAAGTAAACTTTATTGGAAGAATGATGCAACCAATCAAATAATTAGTATTGATTACAAATCCATGTGTGTATTTGGTACATGTAATCATCCAGTAGTACATGAAAAACCCTGTTTGCAAATAATAGTTGACTTCTCTTATAAACCTTCTGATAGTATACAACCTGAAAATGGACAAAACCTAAATGGTGACAATCATATTAATGAAGATGATAATGATTCTGAAGAAGATAATGAAGATGAGGAAGAAGGAGAAATGAAATCTAAAATCAAACTTGTGCCTGACACCCCAGAATTTttgaatgaaatatatttagcaTTTACACGTGTCCAACTATTACATAATACTAATGATTCAGACACTGAGGAAGAAGATGgtgattattataatgaaaatgatGAATTTGAAGACTATGATGAAGATGATGATGAACAAATATTGAGGAATTGA
- the LOC132949323 gene encoding uncharacterized protein LOC132949323, with protein sequence MTEAVVSGKDTRCLFINNGDDLLTLKKVVSKKTDKDDEKQKLNKSVETNGSELNGNHNKTDSINFDVDNTSSLEPNLEMDSDTDRNITIGSICTQEDRESETIDISNENSNEADVKNGEKDIQVNSIKCLDVPYSPSDSLYDNDSHDLEDDYSELNNIGSPTSYFNVSARAPLHSYKDLDTTFEDDILLLEKEVLNNERKRKFDDLAEQEQKSTKILKLWNLMKYPFQKITFGTSISEDKSNISIAEIIVEKENTIEPESAICENNSDNEKTEEKNTQNNFEADEEIVDTSINVNTQKFCNIM encoded by the exons atgacagaAGCTGTGGTGAGTGGAAAAGATACCCGTtgcttattcattaacaatggTGATGATTTGTTgactttaaaaaaagttgtatccAAAAAAACAGACAAAGATGATGAGaaacaaaaacttaataaatcTGTAGAAACTAATGGCAGTGAATTAAATGGAAACCACAATAAAACTGATAGCATAAATTTTGATGTTGATAATACATCATCATTAGAACCAAATTTAGAAATGGATAGTGATACAGATCGTAATATTACTATCGGTTCAATTTGCACCCAAGAAGATCGAGAATCAGAAACTATTGATATCTCTAATGAAAATTCAAATGAAGCAGATGTAAAAAACGGTGAAAAAGATATTCaa gtaaattcaattaaatgtcTAGATGTTCCATATTCTCCGAGTGATTCTTTGTATGATAATGATTCACATGATTTGGAAGATgattattcagaattaaataatattgggtCACCTACGTCTTACTTTAATGTATCAGCAAGAGCACCATTACATTCTTATAAGGATTTAGATACTACGTTTGAGgatgatattttattactggaaaaagaagtattaaataatgaacgAAAACGAAAATTTGATGATTTGGCAGAACAAGAACAGAAGTCTACTAAGATACTTAAATTGTGGAACTTGATGAAATATCCttttcaaaaaataacatttggCACTTCAATAAGTGaagataaatcaaatatttctataGCTGAAATCATAGTTGAAAAAGAGAATACCATAGAACCCGAGTCAGCTATTTGTGAAAACAATAGTGATAATGAAAAAACTGAAGAAAAAAACACTCAAAACAATTTTGAGGCAGATGAAGAAATTGTGGATACTTCAATAAATGTGAATACACAAAAATTCTGtaacataatgtaa
- the LOC132949322 gene encoding hyccin isoform X2, which translates to MVENAVKEWLSEFATLEKDDWATFAITTSQNKTLIESIYAVLDDIHKYSKLIDRICGALFNCYRTEETDLHLFVLLFIPHLTYSYLNSIAHVDKQSCRSIEALLIGIYNLEAVDENNTPRFISFRLPSLAQPSIYHEPSSLAPTSLTETAIRRLEQRDTHPVRRGPFNQIERLSASNRMEVLSNLYFIYYKNLNLLPEVYNPFDRFYRVTSKMVTQGYFHKRSTSFSNSDISTSTTLPRIPLSPKFLIHLLYCIYISIFNCGKAEAFQALEDIYYRACYSCYCEVILLANAIKNSCHGFFEGGQTPNVSSVGTPVSSNTCSTPVSKSMITNASFRTKKLPDDIPIQNIQGTFDESADAASNLTSITEETNDLKDLSAESVPVKRSLPKIAANFGKKTAEKIATAVKNSGNIKTSKLNTQNGSDIYETDESGIDLAGSDISDTKTGLGHDDRTTMTPLLNRRNPSMSVELESSRSIQIESTAL; encoded by the exons ATGGTGGAAAATGCAGTAAAAGAGTGGTTATCAGAGTTTGCCACATTGGAAAAAGACGACTGGGCAACATTTGCTATAACAACTTCGCAGAATAAAACACTTATAGAATCAATATATGCTGTACTTGatgatattcataaatattctaag TTAATTGATCGTATTTGTGGTGCACTTTTTAATTGTTATCGAACTGAAGAAACcgatttacatttatttgtacTACTGTTTATACCACACTTAACATACAGTTATCTTAATTCTATTGCTCATGTTGACAAGcaa AGCTGTCGTAGTATTGAAGCATTACTAATTGGAATTTACAATCTTGAAGCCGTAGATGAAAATAATACACCTAGATTTATATCATTTCGTTTGCCGTCATTAGCTCAGCCATCCATTTACCATGaa ccTAGTAGTTTGGCTCCAACTTCATTAACAGAGACTGCCATTCGTCGTTTAGAACAAAGAGATACACACCCAGTCCGCCGAGGTCCTTTTAATCAAATTGAAAGACTATCTGCGTCTAATAGAATGGAAGTtcttagtaatttatattttatttactacaaaaatttaaatctccTGCCGGAAGTTTATAATCCATTTGATCGTTTTTATAGAGTTACATCTAA AATGGTTACTCAGGGTTATTTTCATAAGCGTTCAACATCATTCAGTAATTCTGATATATCAACATCTACAACATTACCACGTATCCCACTTTCTCCAAAATTCTTAATTCATCTACTCTACTGCATATATATATCAAT ATTTAATTGTGGAAAAGCGGAAGCGTTTCAAGCTTTAGAAGATATTTATTACCGTGCATGTTACAGTTGTTATTGTGAAGTGATATTATTAGcaaatgcaattaaaaattcTTGTCACGGATTTTTTGAAG gtGGACAAACACCTAATGTTTCATCAGTGGGAACACCTGTAAGTAGTAATACTTGTAGCACACCAGTAtctaaatcaatgattacgaaTGCATCATTTAGAACTAAAAAGTTAccag atgacattccaattcaaaatattcaaggaACTTTTGACGAAAGTGCTGATGCTGCgtcaaatttaacatcaataaCAGAAGAAACTAATGATTTAAAAGATCTGAGTGCTGAATCAGTACCAGTTAAAAGGAGTTTGCCAAAAATTGCTGCTAATTTTGGCAAAAAAACTGCTGAAAAAATAGCTACAGCTGTTAAAAATTCAGGAAATATAAAAACTTCAAAGTTAAACACTCAAAATGGCTCTGACATTTATGAAACTGATGAAAGTGGTATTGATCTAGCTGGGTCTGACATATCTGATACTAAAACTGGTTTAGGACATGATGACAGAACTACTATGAcaccattattaaatagaagAAATCCCAGTATGTCAGTTGAATTAGAATCTTCTAGATCAATTCAG ATTGAGAGTACAGCTTTATGA
- the LOC132949322 gene encoding hyccin isoform X1, whose amino-acid sequence MVENAVKEWLSEFATLEKDDWATFAITTSQNKTLIESIYAVLDDIHKYSKLIDRICGALFNCYRTEETDLHLFVLLFIPHLTYSYLNSIAHVDKQSCRSIEALLIGIYNLEAVDENNTPRFISFRLPSLAQPSIYHEPSSLAPTSLTETAIRRLEQRDTHPVRRGPFNQIERLSASNRMEVLSNLYFIYYKNLNLLPEVYNPFDRFYRVTSKMVTQGYFHKRSTSFSNSDISTSTTLPRIPLSPKFLIHLLYCIYISIFNCGKAEAFQALEDIYYRACYSCYCEVILLANAIKNSCHGFFEGGQTPNVSSVGTPVSSNTCSTPVSKSMITNASFRTKKLPDDIPIQNIQGTFDESADAASNLTSITEETNDLKDLSAESVPVKRSLPKIAANFGKKTAEKIATAVKNSGNIKTSKLNTQNGSDIYETDESGIDLAGSDISDTKTGLGHDDRTTMTPLLNRRNPSMSVELESSRSIQMGVNVKCYKERFH is encoded by the exons ATGGTGGAAAATGCAGTAAAAGAGTGGTTATCAGAGTTTGCCACATTGGAAAAAGACGACTGGGCAACATTTGCTATAACAACTTCGCAGAATAAAACACTTATAGAATCAATATATGCTGTACTTGatgatattcataaatattctaag TTAATTGATCGTATTTGTGGTGCACTTTTTAATTGTTATCGAACTGAAGAAACcgatttacatttatttgtacTACTGTTTATACCACACTTAACATACAGTTATCTTAATTCTATTGCTCATGTTGACAAGcaa AGCTGTCGTAGTATTGAAGCATTACTAATTGGAATTTACAATCTTGAAGCCGTAGATGAAAATAATACACCTAGATTTATATCATTTCGTTTGCCGTCATTAGCTCAGCCATCCATTTACCATGaa ccTAGTAGTTTGGCTCCAACTTCATTAACAGAGACTGCCATTCGTCGTTTAGAACAAAGAGATACACACCCAGTCCGCCGAGGTCCTTTTAATCAAATTGAAAGACTATCTGCGTCTAATAGAATGGAAGTtcttagtaatttatattttatttactacaaaaatttaaatctccTGCCGGAAGTTTATAATCCATTTGATCGTTTTTATAGAGTTACATCTAA AATGGTTACTCAGGGTTATTTTCATAAGCGTTCAACATCATTCAGTAATTCTGATATATCAACATCTACAACATTACCACGTATCCCACTTTCTCCAAAATTCTTAATTCATCTACTCTACTGCATATATATATCAAT ATTTAATTGTGGAAAAGCGGAAGCGTTTCAAGCTTTAGAAGATATTTATTACCGTGCATGTTACAGTTGTTATTGTGAAGTGATATTATTAGcaaatgcaattaaaaattcTTGTCACGGATTTTTTGAAG gtGGACAAACACCTAATGTTTCATCAGTGGGAACACCTGTAAGTAGTAATACTTGTAGCACACCAGTAtctaaatcaatgattacgaaTGCATCATTTAGAACTAAAAAGTTAccag atgacattccaattcaaaatattcaaggaACTTTTGACGAAAGTGCTGATGCTGCgtcaaatttaacatcaataaCAGAAGAAACTAATGATTTAAAAGATCTGAGTGCTGAATCAGTACCAGTTAAAAGGAGTTTGCCAAAAATTGCTGCTAATTTTGGCAAAAAAACTGCTGAAAAAATAGCTACAGCTGTTAAAAATTCAGGAAATATAAAAACTTCAAAGTTAAACACTCAAAATGGCTCTGACATTTATGAAACTGATGAAAGTGGTATTGATCTAGCTGGGTCTGACATATCTGATACTAAAACTGGTTTAGGACATGATGACAGAACTACTATGAcaccattattaaatagaagAAATCCCAGTATGTCAGTTGAATTAGAATCTTCTAGATCAATTCAG aTGGGTGTAAACGTAAAGTGTTACAAAGAAAGATTccattaa
- the LOC132949321 gene encoding sphingosine-1-phosphate lyase isoform X1 has translation MNKLIKIIHTTELNMDLVKNGILLSKNSVNNLFGQREPWQVASITASSVLTSIWLWNFLFQDESLYNRLKKFTFTQIKKIPKFKKQVEEETKKISDLFENEVIENTKSEKYVVELPSQGISRDELIKTVNRYLNLGKYNWKEGFISGAIYYYDEELIKLLTEIYGLASYTNPLHSDIFPGICKMEAEVVRLVLNLFHGDSNCCGTMTSGGTESIVMACKAYRDFGRNECGIKKGEIIVPRSAHPAFDKAASYFGIKIIHISLHPDTYTVNLKKMENAITKNTLLLVGSFPNFPYGTSDDIEAISALGLKYNIPVHVDCCLGGFIAAFMPQAGFPLPPFDFNLPGVTSISADTHKYGYAPKGSSVILYSDKKYRHNQYYVCTEWPGGHYGSPTVSGSRSGGIIAACWATLMYFGMNGYITSTKEVMDTKIFIEKQLRSMKGIFIFGKPTTSVIAIGSDDFNIYRLSDALNSRGWNLNTLQFPIGIHICITHLHTKPGVASLFIEDLRQELIEILKTPNVELTGKMAMYGMSATLPDRTIVGDITRYFIDAMYYTPK, from the exons atgaataaattaatcaag atCATTCACACAACTGAGTTAAATATGGATTTGGTTAAAAATGGCATTTTATTAAGCAAAAATTccgttaataatttatttgggcAACGTGAACCTTGGCAAGTTGCTTCTATCACAGCATCCAGTGTATTAACATCTATTTGGCtatggaattttttatttcaagatgaaa GTTTGTATAacagattaaaaaaatttacatttacccaaataaaaaaaataccaaaattcaaaaaacaagTCGAagaagaaactaaaaaaatttcggACTTATTTGAAAATGAAGTAATCGAAAATACTAAGAGTGAAAAATATGTTGTTGAACTCCCATCACAAGGAATTTCTCgagatgaattaattaaaactgtaaataggtatttaaatctTG GTAAATACAATTGGAAAGAGGGGTTTATTTCTGgtgccatatattattatgacgaagAATTAATTAAGTTACTCACTGAAATATATGGACTTGCTTCATACACAAATCCTTTACACTCAGATATATTTCCAGGAATTTGTAAGATGGAAGCAGAAGTTGTACGTTTAGTTTTAAATCTATTCCATGGGGATTCAAATTGTTGTGGAACA atgaCAAGTGGTGGAACAGAGTCAATTGTAATGGCATGTAAAGCTTATAGAGATTTTGGAAGAAATGAATGTGGTATTAAAAAAGGTGAAATAATAGTTCCACGATCAGCACACCCTGCATTTGATAAAGCTGCTTCTTATtttggtattaaaattatacacattaGTTTACATCCTGATACTTAtacagtaaatttaaaaaaaatggaaaatgcaATAACTAAGAATACATTACTG CTAGTTGGATCATTTCCTAATTTTCCATATGGAACATCAGATGATATAGAAGCAATATCAGCTTTGggtcttaaatataatattccagtCCACGTTGATTGTTGTTTAGGTGGTTTCATAGCAGCATTTATGCCACAAGCTGGTTTTCCATTACCtccttttgattttaatttgccTGGTGTTACAAGTATATCTGCTGATACACATAAG TATGGATATGCACCTAAAGGTTCATCAGTTATATTGTattcagataaaaaatatagacataACCAATATTATGTATGCACAGAATGGCCTGGTGGGCATTATGGTTCACCAACTGTTAGCGGATCAAGGTCTGGgg gtataattgcTGCATGCTGGGCCACATTAATGTATTTTGGTATGAATGGCTATATTACTTCAACGAAGGAAGTCATGGacactaaaatatttatcgaaaaaca aTTACGTAGTATGAAAGGTATTTTTATCTTTGGAAAGCCTACTACGTCTGTGATAGCAATAGGTtctgatgattttaatatttatcgacTATCTGATGCATTAAATTCAAGAGGTTGGAATTTAAACACTTTACAATTTCCAATTGG gatTCATATTTgcattacacatttacatacaAAACCCGGTGTAGCCTCATTATTTATCGAAGATTTAAGACAAGaactaattgaaatattaaaaactccTAATGTTGAACTCACtggaaaa ATGGCTATGTATGGAATGTCCGCCACATTGCCAGATAGAACTATAGTTGGTGACATCACAAGATATTTTATAGATGCTATGTATTATACtccaaaataa
- the LOC132949321 gene encoding sphingosine-1-phosphate lyase isoform X2: protein MDLVKNGILLSKNSVNNLFGQREPWQVASITASSVLTSIWLWNFLFQDESLYNRLKKFTFTQIKKIPKFKKQVEEETKKISDLFENEVIENTKSEKYVVELPSQGISRDELIKTVNRYLNLGKYNWKEGFISGAIYYYDEELIKLLTEIYGLASYTNPLHSDIFPGICKMEAEVVRLVLNLFHGDSNCCGTMTSGGTESIVMACKAYRDFGRNECGIKKGEIIVPRSAHPAFDKAASYFGIKIIHISLHPDTYTVNLKKMENAITKNTLLLVGSFPNFPYGTSDDIEAISALGLKYNIPVHVDCCLGGFIAAFMPQAGFPLPPFDFNLPGVTSISADTHKYGYAPKGSSVILYSDKKYRHNQYYVCTEWPGGHYGSPTVSGSRSGGIIAACWATLMYFGMNGYITSTKEVMDTKIFIEKQLRSMKGIFIFGKPTTSVIAIGSDDFNIYRLSDALNSRGWNLNTLQFPIGIHICITHLHTKPGVASLFIEDLRQELIEILKTPNVELTGKMAMYGMSATLPDRTIVGDITRYFIDAMYYTPK, encoded by the exons ATGGATTTGGTTAAAAATGGCATTTTATTAAGCAAAAATTccgttaataatttatttgggcAACGTGAACCTTGGCAAGTTGCTTCTATCACAGCATCCAGTGTATTAACATCTATTTGGCtatggaattttttatttcaagatgaaa GTTTGTATAacagattaaaaaaatttacatttacccaaataaaaaaaataccaaaattcaaaaaacaagTCGAagaagaaactaaaaaaatttcggACTTATTTGAAAATGAAGTAATCGAAAATACTAAGAGTGAAAAATATGTTGTTGAACTCCCATCACAAGGAATTTCTCgagatgaattaattaaaactgtaaataggtatttaaatctTG GTAAATACAATTGGAAAGAGGGGTTTATTTCTGgtgccatatattattatgacgaagAATTAATTAAGTTACTCACTGAAATATATGGACTTGCTTCATACACAAATCCTTTACACTCAGATATATTTCCAGGAATTTGTAAGATGGAAGCAGAAGTTGTACGTTTAGTTTTAAATCTATTCCATGGGGATTCAAATTGTTGTGGAACA atgaCAAGTGGTGGAACAGAGTCAATTGTAATGGCATGTAAAGCTTATAGAGATTTTGGAAGAAATGAATGTGGTATTAAAAAAGGTGAAATAATAGTTCCACGATCAGCACACCCTGCATTTGATAAAGCTGCTTCTTATtttggtattaaaattatacacattaGTTTACATCCTGATACTTAtacagtaaatttaaaaaaaatggaaaatgcaATAACTAAGAATACATTACTG CTAGTTGGATCATTTCCTAATTTTCCATATGGAACATCAGATGATATAGAAGCAATATCAGCTTTGggtcttaaatataatattccagtCCACGTTGATTGTTGTTTAGGTGGTTTCATAGCAGCATTTATGCCACAAGCTGGTTTTCCATTACCtccttttgattttaatttgccTGGTGTTACAAGTATATCTGCTGATACACATAAG TATGGATATGCACCTAAAGGTTCATCAGTTATATTGTattcagataaaaaatatagacataACCAATATTATGTATGCACAGAATGGCCTGGTGGGCATTATGGTTCACCAACTGTTAGCGGATCAAGGTCTGGgg gtataattgcTGCATGCTGGGCCACATTAATGTATTTTGGTATGAATGGCTATATTACTTCAACGAAGGAAGTCATGGacactaaaatatttatcgaaaaaca aTTACGTAGTATGAAAGGTATTTTTATCTTTGGAAAGCCTACTACGTCTGTGATAGCAATAGGTtctgatgattttaatatttatcgacTATCTGATGCATTAAATTCAAGAGGTTGGAATTTAAACACTTTACAATTTCCAATTGG gatTCATATTTgcattacacatttacatacaAAACCCGGTGTAGCCTCATTATTTATCGAAGATTTAAGACAAGaactaattgaaatattaaaaactccTAATGTTGAACTCACtggaaaa ATGGCTATGTATGGAATGTCCGCCACATTGCCAGATAGAACTATAGTTGGTGACATCACAAGATATTTTATAGATGCTATGTATTATACtccaaaataa